In one window of Syngnathus scovelli strain Florida chromosome 22, RoL_Ssco_1.2, whole genome shotgun sequence DNA:
- the ntf3 gene encoding neurotrophin-3, with translation MVTFITILQVNLVMSILLYMMVLVYLYGIQATNMDNSRQGQQQQQQQQQQQQLPPTSPDPLNSLIIQLLQADLTRGKNRGNQSQQGKSRDAEHRDALPPLLSADGDAEHWREEAGRGGEDQVMMLNSELLRQHKRFNSPRVLLSDRAPLQPPPLYMADDFVSGGLMGERSVNKTRKKRYTEHKSYRGEYSVCDSESQWVTDKTQAVDTRGTPVTVLDKIKTSAAQDIKQYFYETRCRTPRPFKGGCRGIDDKNWNSQCKTTQTYVRALTQVRNSVGWRWIRIDTSCVCALSRKRHRT, from the exons ATGGTTACCTTTATTACG ATCTTACAGGTGAATCTAGTGATGTCCATCCTGCTCTACATGATGGTCCTCGTGTACCTCTATGGTATCCAGGCAACCAACATGGACAACAGTCGCCAGgggcaacaacaacagcagcagcagcagcagcagcagcagctcccgCCGACAAGTCCGGATCCTTTAAACTCCCTCATCATACAGCTTCTCCAGGCTGACCTGACCAGGGGGAAGAACCGGGGGAACCAAAGCCAGCAGGGGAAAAGCAGGGACGCGGAGCACCGGGACGCACTGCCGCCTCTCCTCAGTGCCGACGGCGACGCGGAGCACTGGAGGGAGGAGGCGGGCCGGGGCGGCGAGGACCAGGTGATGATGTTGAACTCGGAGCTACTGAGGCAGCACAAGCGTTTTAATTCGCCCCGGGTGCTGCTGAGCGACCGGGCGCCGCTGCAACCGCCGCCGTTGTACATGGCGGACGACTTTGTGAGCGGCGGACTGATGGGCGAGAGGTCCGTAAACAAGACCCGGAAGAAGCGCTACACGGAGCACAAGAGTTACCGCGGGGAATATTCGGTGTGCGACAGCGAGAGCCAGTGGGTGACTGATAAAACTCAAGCGGTGGACACCAGGGGGACCCCGGTCACCGTTTTGGACAAAATTAAAACCAGCGCGGCGCAGGATATCAAACAATACTTTTACGAGACGCGCTGTCGGACCCCTCGACCTTTTAAGGGAGGCTGTCGGGGCATCGACGACAAGAACTGGAACTCCCAGTGTAAGACCACGCAGACTTACGTGCGGGCGCTGACGCAGGTTCGCAATTCGGTCGGCTGGAGGTGGATACGCATCGACACCTCCTGCGTTTGCGCACTGTCCAGAAAACGTCACAGGACGTAA